The stretch of DNA TGATTCTGAGGGTGATAAATCCAGAGATTCCTGGCAGCATGGCATACAGAAGAGGCAGGGTTCAACCGGAACCATGGCAAAGAGAGACGTATAGCCATTGTTTTATCTGCAGATTCTTCTTTTGCATCAAGACATTTGGGGGGTGCAGGAGTTTATGAGCTATTTGATTTCGTTGTTCTGTGATCTCATCCCCCGGTGCAGCACTGCTGAAAGTTTTCAGCCGAGGGGGCTTTCGGGGATGCTGGATGGGCCACaaatatacacaaaaaaaaacatggaaGATGAAAGAGAGTATGTAACGTGGATAATCCAACATTCTTGCATTGAACGAATGCAAGAATGTTGGTTCTAACCATTCTGTGGACATAACTGCAGCTGCTGGGATGTGTTTGGGGGAAAGACTGCAGACATTTAAATGAAAAACAAGGTGGGGGGAGAGAAAATACTCAATTTTGTATCAAAATGAAAGGAAACAAACAAGTGCATGATTTTAGGGATCTAAGGTGGTGGCAGTTTGCTGTTAACTGACTTTGTACATAGGTGGATTCACAACAATGCTGTAGCAAATtgtttctttcataattttattcacAACAATGTGAAGTGTTTCACttccaaagaagaagaaaggaaatAGATTACCTTACAATAATACTCAAAATGTTTGTATGGAATTtctcattattttatttattcatttatttatttcatttgttgaaatgttttgattttgagaaaAGGTTACTTCAGAAGAAATGCAACCGCATCAACATCAACACTTGCACACAATCTTATGCTGAGGTTGTGATTTAGGTAACAATAATCCTATTACTCTACAAGACTACAAATCCTTTTAGTTTACAACAATTTCATATCAGATGAGTCAACAAaatacatacattttttttttttgctgagaGGCTGTTATATTTGCTGTCGTTTCCTTGCAATTATAGATAATACACAAGACAGGACATGTGTATGAAACAACCTTAtcacttttgttttttaagattAACCTTATCACTTATCTGGCGTCTTTACATTATTAGTATTATGTTTTTGTTAAACGTTGCACGTGGTTGAATGCGTGCCTCCTCTTGTAGACAGAGGTCACAAACCAAGAAATTTTTTGATTGGTTGTTCaaacttcatatttttttggaaCTTAAATGTAAGATCTGGAGGTAGGGTATCACCctcaaatcaaatattattattggaCTATTTCCATCTGAACAGGTTAGCTATATAATAATATGCTGTAGTTTTGGTTGGTAGactatatataaacaatattattGTCTTGATTAACTTTTTAATGTTAAGATTTCCATTTTTTAAGTATAGGACTAAATCCAATGAATTATTGTGTGTAATGTATTTGGAAGAgcatatttataaattatttgggTATTCTGTTGTTGACTGGTACAGTTTATTTgggtttatttatatatgaaaaaagttgttgtgttttataaaaaagattgtaaaaatagtttatgaagtATTTATATGGTGTTTTCAACTCATTTCCATAATTAACCTTCACATATGATAGTTTATGAATacgggtgcgtttgatctgctaaaaaataagggactggacaggacaacaaCTGCCGtactatgtttgattttaaaactattcctggtactggacaaactggggggcaagagacaggacaaaacttgaaattcttgtcccccacagaaccacgggacaactttttgtcttcagcacaagttgtctaaaataccaaaataaccttttgtccaccaaacatcgtacaacacaaagtttgttcaataccttaaacgtttgtcttgtgttgttctgtcttgtactgtactgttctgtcaaatatttatattttgcagatcaaacagACCCTACAAGTTATACAACttacaatttaatttatataaaagcAACTAAACTATATTTTCTCTTAGACTATACAAATAAGCTTATACTGTTATACAAGTGAATCTATGATAATTTTTAGAGGCATGATCCAAACACTTCAAGCTTTAAGGGAGATTTTTGAATAACAAGTTTATCATTGTTCACCATAGCAAAAAAATCTGCACTGCTATGAGAATGAGAGAGTGTTGTGACACAATTGGCAAATAGTATTGGAGTCATTTCATTTTTTGTCAGAGATTTAATTCTAgtcaatgtgtatttttttggGGACCAATCGTCAATGTGTACGAAAAACATATCttgaaaaatctcaaaatttgaagaattaaattttataattgcaaaaaattattactattgCAATAGACTATGATTGGTAAAACAATATTATATGAAATGAAACACATCATCATATAAGAAACTTCTTAGGCAATATGAATTAATTAAAGATATCCAAGAAAAATCGTATGAAGCACGGATAAATTCATGGCGTGAAACCACTTCACAATTCACAACTGTCAAAATTGATGGCAGTTAATGAATGAACTATTCTCCTAGCTAAGCTAAGCTAAGATCTATGCTCTCTTTGtcaagtcaaaaaaaaatagcttttagcttttattttatggtttataagttaaaagacctgtttggtaacagtcttttcagaaagagcttatagcttatttttactgacttatagcttttttttttccagaagTTATTTCAAGTAACTTCTGAGCTTATAACTtctagcttttcattttttcttcctcttttacccttattattttaactaaaatctacatttactctttataatttattatcattagaatttaaaataaaataagtaaatacatgttttaacttttaacgttgcttcttttaaaatcacatgtatataatatgttttaacgttgccttattatctattttcaaatatgaaggctaaaacatattatttttttatcaattcataggTACGCACCTTACtataatatttttgaaacaacgtaccttactataattaaccattatactatattgtgaatatattttgttgttattttttcataaagtatatcaactgaaatgaaaataattttttttaaaaaaattcagcatataaaaaatagtttaataataatatttgaaagatatatttattgaattaataaacttaaaatattgtaaaaaaaataaaataaaatattgaatattaaattctaagtatcttaaatagtattaatttaataaaaaaaattattgaattaaatatTACATTTATCAAtcagttgaaccgctaattttaccaaacatttcAATCAGCTTATAAGCCATCGGCCATCGACCATCAGCTACCAGTTAGCTTATTAACCATAAGTTATTTTTGCCGAACAAAGCCCTAATAAAATCAGAAATTATCACTTTGCATGTTGACGTTGTACTTATATACATGCTTTGCTCTCTCTATTTTGGAAGTGAGATTCTATTCACACACAAAAAGTGAGATTCTCTTTAGtcctctactttttttttatatttattttgtacaaattttttttaattagtactATCCGTCTGATAATGGGTGATATAGTTAGCTGTTTCACACATGTTATGACTATATAAAAAGACAGATATATTTTTAAAGAGGCGtgttatataaacacaaaaaagttggacaaaaatacaacatcaTCTTTTCTCCACTCATAACACGTATATTGAGGCGtacaacaaatattaaaaaaaaagcaaaaaagtgtaattttgatgtatttttgttaaaaaattgtgtttaaacattttccatttttaaaagattaaaaaaaaatataaaaattaatatatcaatcGGACATTTGTGTTATTGTGTTTAGTCATTGTGCTTTGTAGTTGTAGCATATGCATGATGCATCCATAATCCTCCGCCGTCGAAGAAGTCCTCCGCCGTTCCTAATCTCTTCAATCTCTCCTAATCATCCGCCGTTCCTAACTCTCCTTCAATCTCTCGTTTCCGTCGAAGAAGCTCGCAACTCTCTTCAATCTCTTGTCACGCATCTCTCCCCTCCGTTGCCGTCGAAGAACCTCAAAATTACTCGGTTGTTTACCATCGTTTTCACGATTCCAAGTAAGTAACTTCATCTCTTCACAAATTTCTGCACTTCATGTTCTTTAtagtttgtttttcttaatctcttgttcttttaattttgagtttatgcatGGTTGGATTCACTAGCCAAAAGGGATTTTTTAAGacctaaaattgatttttgagatGTTTTAGGGATTCACTAGCCAAAAGGGATTCTTTAAGACCTAAAATTGTGAAGTAGCTTGCTTCACTGTAACCATGTTTTTCAattagtgataaaaaaaaatagtgatataTTCCTATTAGTGATATATGAAGGAGTGGTTCTACTAAACACTGCAACccttattttggaaataaatcaTAAAGTCAGGGGTATTTTGGACTTTTCTGCACATCATAAAGTAACCCTCACATCACATTAGCTAATTACTTTTATGCTTTATTTTAATGGGATGTGATTTTGAGTACTTCTAGAACTTCATGGAATGTTATTAGTCTTTATTTATAACCTATTTTGATggtaaatgacaatatttagtataattattaagtacgaaagtccttttaattttgtgtatttttctattttttagtatttatgtatgttggaatttatgtttaatttgtacATGGCCGCTATACCTCTATAGCGCTACCCGCTATATCGCTATAGCATTTTTGAGGGTCGGCGCTACGCGCCGCTATCTGATATTAACAACATAGGTAATTGGTATCAGTGTTGTTAAGTAGTATGCAGTAGTAGCTATAGTGGCGTTGTACCACTATAACGTAGCGGAGTTTGGACAAATCGCTAACATGGTGTCAAATAGTGGCACTATAGCACTATTGTGTAGCGGAATTTTAGCAATATGCTATTTTACGCTATCTGTGATTGACTGGCATCGACATTTCATATTAAAGTTGTGTTCGGTGTCCAATACATGATAGATTTGGACACCAACACGGGACCGACAAATGTAATTACATTCAATGTTTCCTtcttttttgaattattatcTGTATCAGTGttgtgtcggtgcttcataggCTATTTTCCTCTCATTGTAAGTAGAAGCCTATTTTACATATTCGACTGATTCCATCTGTTATGCAATTGGATAGTGATGGAGTATTTTTATTTGAGTATGTATGTACATTCTCTTGCTTATACACCACAATACTTTCTCTAATtagtcattttattttcttcgtTAATGAGTGTATATGaggaaatattttcatttaattgtTACTCAAAggtttaatattaaaattattatttcaccTTACAACAATAAGTAATTTATAGAAGACAAAAATCAAATGATGTAGCTTTTCACATGGGCCAACCAGCCTGTTATACTGGTTAGTATATGCATGCATCATTATATGAAGAAAGCAATTGGCAGAGTAGAAACCGTAGAATTGAAATTCATAatgttcttctattttttttctgtctTCTTTTACCAATTTTCAGTCGTAATGGGTGTGAACTAGTCCTTTTATGGTACAATCTGAAAATCTTGCTGTagcatttttactttttatgtgATTATCAAAATGGGATTTTTGTTTTAGTCGGCTCTTCCTTTATGTGTTCGTCGAATTTTGCTGAAACCTGATACTTTCATTGACAAAGTGCactgacttttttttctttttccaatttgtCTTTCCTCAGATTATGCTAAGTCACTAATGTTGTCTTTAAAGAAATCCTCAATAGCTACTGTTAGTTCTCTTTTGAGGTTGTGCAATGGATGTTGTTCGCACAATGTTGCGAATTGTATCAAAGGCCGCAATACGTTAAGGGCTATGTCCACTGCTGCTGAAAGGTGGGATTATCAATTTTCTGGTGATTACCATTCAGATGGTTCTTTAGGTTACAAGCAAAATCAAGCTGGCTTTTATCAGCAAAATGCAAGTGGATCTTTTCGTAATAATCATCCTAGTTCAGACCAAGTTTCTTATGGAGCTGGTCAAACAGCGGGTGGAGGAAATGTAAATATCAGCCAGAAtgtatttcaaaataatttggcGGAGCATAATGGAAATGTCAGAGGGGGGGAATTTGGTCAAAGAAACTCCCAAACGCAACATAAAGTTGGGTTAAGTGTTGATAATTTAAGGGGCTTTGGGATGCATCCTAATGGGTCTCTTGAGGGACATAATTGGACACTAGAATCTGGAGAAAAGATGAAGTTTCCCAATTCATATAGTTCACCTAGGCCTTTAGAATATCGGGGAAATCACAAAGAGAACCTTAATCAAAACATCGGTCATTTTCAGAAGGCACCAAATATGAATACTCAAAACATCGGTCGTTTTCAGCAGGCACCAAATTTGAATACTCAAAACATCGGTCGTTTTCAGCAGGCACCAAATTTGAATACTCAAAACTCTGCTTATGGACAATCTCAACATAATCTAAATGGCCGATATCCACCAAATTTGAATACTGCACAGAAATCAACGGTTGGACCTCCTCTATTCAGTAATGCAAAACCAGATGGTGAGTCCGTTGATGCATCTAATGATAGTCCATATAGAGGTACACTTGAGGAGCTGGATGGTTTTTGCGTGGAAGGTAAAGTGAAGGAAGCAGTTGAAGTTTTGCAAGTGTTGGAAAAGCTTCATATTCATGTGGATTTGAATCGTTGTTTACAATTAATGCACCAATGTGGGAAGGCTAAGTCTCTTAAAGAGGCAAAAGTTGTACACAAACATGCTTTGCAGCATTTGTCACCTCTCAAAGTCAGCACATGCAATAGAATATTGGAGATGTATTTTGAATGTGGGTCTGTAGATGATGCGGTCAATGTGTTCAAGAACATGCCTGAGTATGATTTGACTACGTGGTATACTATGATAACACAACTTGCTAAGAATGGGTTTGCAGAAGATTCAATTGATATATTTACTCAATTCAAAGAATCGGGACTGAAACCCGATGGCCAAATGTTTATTGGGGTTTTTACTGCATGCAGCATGTTGGGAGATACTGATGAGGGAATGCTGCACTTTGAATCCATGACCAGGGACTATGGCATTGTACCAACTATGGCGCATTATGTCAGTCTAGTTGACATGATTGGCAGTATTGGGCATCTTGATGAAGCCTTTGAATTCATTGAAAAGATACCATTGGAACCAAGTGTAGAGGTATGGGAGACTTTGATGAATAGTTCCAGAGTTCATGGAAACACCGAGTTGGGGGATCGTTGTGCTGAACTAGTTGAAAAGTTGGATCCTTCTCGTTTGAATGAGAAATCAAAAGCTGGCCTCTTACTTGGAGAAACTTCAGACTTAATAAAAAACAAGGAGCCGAACAAAAGCAAGAATCTTCTAGAAGTTCGTAGTCGAATCCATGAATATCGAGCAGGAGATACTTCCCATCCAGAAAATGACAAAATATATGCTTTGCTTAGAGGTTTGAGGGTCCAAATGAAAGAAGCTGGTTATATTCCAGAGACGAGATTTGTATTGCATGATATAGACCAAGAGGGCAAAGAAGATGCTCTCCTTGCCCACAGTGAGAGACTTGCTGTTGCTTATGGTCTCCTTAACAGTCCTGCTCGTTCTTCTATTAGAATAATTAAGAATCTCCGTGTTTGTGGTGATTGTCATACTGCACTGAAGATAATTTCTGACCTTGTGGGTAGAGAACTCATCATCCGTGATGCTAAAAGGTTCCACCATTTTAAAAACGGGCTTTGCTCTTGCAGGGATTATTGGTGAACATTAACCTTAGGTACTTTCCACTTTTGAtatctaaatatatatattctaactGAAGTGATCTTGATTTTCCACTTCActaaaatatttgaagaaaaatgaattgttttgaaatttgtaTATTAAAGTTAAGCTTCCTGTAGACTTTAGTTTAAATTCTTAAGTCAATGCAAAAAATAAGATACATGTTTTCGGTTTTAGTAACATGCTTTTAGGAGCAAAGCAAATTTACTTGACCATCTATTTCTTATGATTACGAAACTCGATGTTTTGATTAAAAACAAAGGATTGCATGACAGTTCAATCTCATATTAATGGCTAATATAGCCTTAATGTTTCTTTATAGGATTGACTGTAATGGGATATTGATTTTCACTTTCATGAGTTACAATTATAGATTTGGGATTATAATAGAAATGAATATGTTCAGTTAGTGTTTTAGATAAATGAGGAGGGAAGACAAAGAAAATAATGTCttttataatatgattatagtTTGATATTATAATGATTATGGTAAGATACATTTTTCTCTACCTTTATAATATGAGGAGGGAagacaaagaaaataatatgaGGAGGGAAGACAAAGAAAATAATGtcttttatattaatattataatgtcttttatttaaaaacaattttcttttttttttttaattaaaaaatataaataactacctttTTATGAGAGGAACAGGAAAACtgcatctaaagaaatgcatataagttttgtccaaaatataaataaatctggtggtattcaattaaggagggtgtattggattgagatttcatgggattttaaaagacttttttatgacaaaaaaatcttgaggtattcaatcaagacttttacaaaagttaaataaatcttgtggtattcaattaagacaaacatgattttttttttcagggcaataaaatccgttggtattcaattgagatttgatACTACTTTTGAAATGTCTACtgatattcaaaagtctaccgattttaatggattcttctatggaatggattttgagagactttttagttgaaaatacacttgatagactttttcaacaatctcaccaaaagccttgagacttttttgaaatctccaagactttttattttcatcatcactgtatcaaatttttttttctttattttttcatagttcatcatcactgcactccttcttcttttctttgttcacttgttcaagaatctcaccaaaagacttgagactttttcaaactctccaaaattttttacttttatcatcattatatcagttcttcttcttcttcttcttcttcttcttcttcttcttcttcttcttcttcttcttcttcttcttcttcttctatcaaatatgttttttttgcaaaaaaatattttaacaaattctacatcttttttacaaacttttgattcaatacaactttttacggcaaatttttttcgttaccttcatctgcttcttttcccatcaatggtgataatggtttttatttgtgattagaaacatatacgtgaaaaaaatgtaaggctttttttttgtttaaaaatttggattccccaaaaaatataatttcttttattaaaatttattgattcttttaaaatttgcctaatatacaaaagtttcttaatatataaagtattatgaaatcttgattgtaaaaagttttttgaaaaaaatctctcaaaatccattcaaatcatgtgttaaaaatcttgattgtaaaaaagtctctgtaaaaaagtctttaaaatctcacaaaatcaatatagtccaacaaaatctcataaaatcatcaagactttttttgccaaaattgtctcatgaaatcccaatccaatacacccccctaagacaatcatatttttttagggcaattaaatatattggtattcaattgagatttcccattacttttaaaatgtctttTGATATCCAAAAGTCCGTCCCTCAAGACTTTTCATACTTTTCTCTAGACTTTTTCTTCCCTTGGCGACACAGGAATATGATGAATATGTTAATTTTCTTACAACTTCTACTTCTACTGTTCGATCATACACAAATTATATACCAGTTTTCAAACGATTTACATatgtcttttctttttctttctttaaaatGGAAATCTATATGCCTGTGCCAAAATTAACCTATCAAACGAGTATATCCAACCTATATACGATTCATGGATCTGTAGCTTCTTCTTTCTTTAAGATTcaattttggcttaattagtcttttggtcccttaaagatattttaggtttcacaatggtcccttaaagaaaaaaaatccggattggtcccttaaagacacatcagTTTCTCAATTGGTTCTttctgtcaattttttacaaaaaacgttagttttaattGACTggattgtggatgtcattaagtgtaagtggtctacaaaaaaccttattaatttttaaaattttgaccaatatggcaaacatatatgtctttaagggaccaatccgagcatttttttctttaagggaccaatctgagcatttttttctttaagggaccattgtgaaacctaaaatgtttttaagggaccaataaactaattaaaccttcaattttttatttgttttttttttacgatttatcatttttttacgATTCACAACTCCTTCTTTCTTCATGATTCAACCTATatacctgttttttttttcttcttcacattCATTTGCTTATGTTTTCcatcaatggtggtggtggtaacCTTTCCATTTTATTGGTGATTAGGaacatatacgtaaaaaaaaaaaatagaacataGACTTTTTCTATCATaaggttttttttgttgttcgattcccaaaaaaaatataatttcttttattaaaatttattgattcttttaaaattttcctaatatacaaaagtttccaaatatataaagtattatgaaatcttgattgtaaaaagtcttttgaaaaaaatctctcaaaattcattcaaattatgtgttaaaaatcttgattataaaaaaagtcTTGTAAAAAAGTCTCAAAATCTCTCATACTCAATTCAGTGTTTGGTGAGACAATAGAGAATATGATAATTCTATATTTTGGCTCATACTTCTTAGCATTCTCAACAAAACCATAGATCAAACCAAAACTTTATTTGTAGAGAAATAGAGGAAACTACTACAAACCCATAAGACGTCCACAACAAAATCAGCCATGCTCTTTCTCACCAAATCAATCACAAAACATTCCCAAACTTTTGGGAACTCGACAACAAAAGCAACAAACAAATCAAGGATGGTTGAACCACACTCTTTGTTAACTATAGAGATATACAATAGTAAAAGAGAAAACGGTTAGGCTTCCATCTTCCAATAATATCATTGCATGACATTTATTAGAAAATAGGAGTTACATAGAAAATATATAGCAAACCTAAAATGACTAAACCACTATACCTTAGAAACATCAGATATGAGATACACtgaacatgagtttataagtagaAATAATTTTCACCGTATAAGTCAATTTTATAAGGTTGAGTTAAATCAAACATTCAATTCTAAGATAATATCAAAGTCTTTTCGAGATCCATTGAACCTGAACATAAATTTATAAGGTCATAAAGCCATTCTTCGTTGACATCTCAATCTCCTCATTGATATCTCTATTCCTCATTGAAAAAAGAAAGTCCAAAAAGGTTTAACCGTAGAAAATAACTCTAAAAATGTTTAAAATCATTCAACTTTTGGTTGCAATCCAATGGACAATATATTGTCATTAATTTTTGTCCTTGAAAAATCTCGCAACACAAGACACAGCAACATAATCTATGCAGTTTCTCTGAAGTCGCAAGTGGAAGATTACATACAATCTTATTAAAATTGGATGATTTAGATTTAAATCTtacaattttatataaaaattgaaatttatcttAAACAAATTGCAGCTGATTGCATGCGCATGTCGTGACTGTACGTAGCTTATCCTTATTTCAAAAATACGAATTCCTTAACTTTAGAAAACTATATGcattgctattttttttttctttccaataattGCATTAATTAGTTGATCTTACCCGTTAATTTGTATTCattatttaattgattttgGTCATATGAATTAATATTAGTCAACTCACATCACATGTGGATTAAATCATTTTAGAAATATATTTATGGTCGGTTAACAATAAGATGAAATCATCAACAATAAATTTGTTCAAGTGGTAAGGATTTTAGTCCCTTTAAATATGTGGTCAGAAGTTTGATTTCTGCCTTAAtatgtatggagaaaattcgattGAGAGGGAAGGAGAACTtaccttgtgtgccccacaaATTCTCCGACCGGGATTAGTCATTGCAAATGCCGGTGAAAACTTCGTAATATCATggtaatctataacaatatataaaggggataagggagtttgagctgaaatttttttggtcaattttgcccttaacatcctttatgg from Trifolium pratense cultivar HEN17-A07 linkage group LG5, ARS_RC_1.1, whole genome shotgun sequence encodes:
- the LOC123883101 gene encoding pentatricopeptide repeat-containing protein At4g32450, mitochondrial-like isoform X2, whose product is MHDASIILRRRRSPPPFLISSISPNHPPFLTLLQSLVSVEEARNSLQSLVTHLSPPLPSKNLKITRLFTIVFTIPNYAKSLMLSLKKSSIATVSSLLRLCNGCCSHNVANCIKGRNTLRAMSTAAERWDYQFSGDYHSDGSLGYKQNQAGFYQQNASGSFRNNHPSSDQVSYGAGQTAGGGNVNISQNVFQNNLAEHNGNVRGGEFGQRNSQTQHKVGLSVDNLRGFGMHPNGSLEGHNWTLESGEKMKFPNSYSSPRPLEYRGNHKENLNQNIGHFQKAPNMNTQNIGRFQQAPNLNTQNIGRFQQAPNLNTQNSAYGQSQHNLNGRYPPNLNTAQKSTVGPPLFSNAKPDGESVDASNDSPYRGTLEELDGFCVEGKVKEAVEVLQVLEKLHIHVDLNRCLQLMHQCGKAKSLKEAKVVHKHALQHLSPLKVSTCNRILEMYFECGSVDDAVNVFKNMPEYDLTTWYTMITQLAKNGFAEDSIDIFTQFKESGLKPDGQMFIGVFTACSMLGDTDEGMLHFESMTRDYGIVPTMAHYVSLVDMIGSIGHLDEAFEFIEKIPLEPSVEVWETLMNSSRVHGNTELGDRCAELVEKLDPSRLNEKSKAGLLLGETSDLIKNKEPNKSKNLLEVRSRIHEYRAGDTSHPENDKIYALLRGLRVQMKEAGYIPETRFVLHDIDQEGKEDALLAHSERLAVAYGLLNSPARSSIRIIKNLRVCGDCHTALKIISDLVGRELIIRDAKRFHHFKNGLCSCRDYW
- the LOC123883101 gene encoding pentatricopeptide repeat-containing protein At4g32450, mitochondrial-like isoform X1 — its product is MHDASIILRRRRSPPPFLISSISPNHPPFLTLLQSLVSVEEARNSLQSLVTHLSPPLPSKNLKITRLFTIVFTIPICLSSDYAKSLMLSLKKSSIATVSSLLRLCNGCCSHNVANCIKGRNTLRAMSTAAERWDYQFSGDYHSDGSLGYKQNQAGFYQQNASGSFRNNHPSSDQVSYGAGQTAGGGNVNISQNVFQNNLAEHNGNVRGGEFGQRNSQTQHKVGLSVDNLRGFGMHPNGSLEGHNWTLESGEKMKFPNSYSSPRPLEYRGNHKENLNQNIGHFQKAPNMNTQNIGRFQQAPNLNTQNIGRFQQAPNLNTQNSAYGQSQHNLNGRYPPNLNTAQKSTVGPPLFSNAKPDGESVDASNDSPYRGTLEELDGFCVEGKVKEAVEVLQVLEKLHIHVDLNRCLQLMHQCGKAKSLKEAKVVHKHALQHLSPLKVSTCNRILEMYFECGSVDDAVNVFKNMPEYDLTTWYTMITQLAKNGFAEDSIDIFTQFKESGLKPDGQMFIGVFTACSMLGDTDEGMLHFESMTRDYGIVPTMAHYVSLVDMIGSIGHLDEAFEFIEKIPLEPSVEVWETLMNSSRVHGNTELGDRCAELVEKLDPSRLNEKSKAGLLLGETSDLIKNKEPNKSKNLLEVRSRIHEYRAGDTSHPENDKIYALLRGLRVQMKEAGYIPETRFVLHDIDQEGKEDALLAHSERLAVAYGLLNSPARSSIRIIKNLRVCGDCHTALKIISDLVGRELIIRDAKRFHHFKNGLCSCRDYW